In one Chiloscyllium punctatum isolate Juve2018m chromosome 47, sChiPun1.3, whole genome shotgun sequence genomic region, the following are encoded:
- the LOC140468480 gene encoding probable G-protein coupled receptor 139, whose translation MYNSIHDVMKIYYPVLAVLGVPVNLLGIVILSRGKCALSTCTTRYLVGMAVADLLVIITSVILWQISYYYFPWSFLEITPVCSAHSVLLSAVTDNSVWFTVAFSFDRFVAICCEELKTKYCTGKTAAVVLTTTYILLCLKNIPFYFAYEPLTIIDNVPWLCDVKSNVYTDPGWVAFDWFDKILTPLLPFTLILLVNTLTVRHILVASHVRKGLRGQRKGDNTRDPEMESRRRSVILLFTISGSFILLWLVFVAEFLYYNMRGADPGDYSESEYIFQRVGLMLRDLSCCTNTFIYAVTQAKFREQIKSMVKYPVTAIIQLIKKQTI comes from the coding sequence TTAATTTATTGGGAATTGTCATCCTGTCACGAGGAAAGTGTGCTCTCTCCACCTGCACAACTCGCtacctggttggcatggctgTAGCAGATCTATTGGTTATTATCACCTCCGTCATACTGTGGCAGATCAGTTATTATTACTTCCCATGGTCTTTCTTGGAGATCACTCCTGTGTGTAGTGCTCACTCAGTCCTGCTGTCTGCAGTCACAGATAATTCTGTTTGGTTCACCGTCGCATTTTCCTTTGACCGATTTGTGGCAATTTGTTGTGAGgagctgaaaacaaaatattgtaCTGGGAAAACTGCAGCTGTGGTTCTAACAACAACGTATATCCTactctgtttaaaaaacattccTTTCTACTTTGCATATGAGCCTTTAACCATTATCGACAATGTCCCGTGGCTCTGTGATGTTAAGTCAAATGTTTATACTGATCCAGGATGGGTGGCATTTGACTGGTTTGATAAGATTTTAACCCCACTGCTTCCATTCACTTTAATTCTATTGGTCAACACTCTGACGGTCAGACACATCTTAGTGGCCAGTCATGTTCGTAAGGGACTGAGGGGTCAGAGGAAGGGAGACAACaccagagacccagagatggagagcagaaggaggtctgtgattttactcttcacCATCTCCGGCAGTTTCATCCTCCTGTGGTTGGTGTTTGTTGCGGAATTTTTATATTATAACATGAGAGGAGCAGATCCAGGGGATTACTCTGAGTCGGAATACATATTCCAACGGGTTGGACTGATGCTGCGGgatttaagttgctgcacaaacacctttATTTATGCAGTGACGCAGGCCAAGTTCCGAGAGCAGATCAAGAGCATGGTGAAATATCCTGTTACAGCAATTATTCAATTAATAAAGAAGCAAACCATCTGA